One genomic window of Azospirillum sp. TSH100 includes the following:
- a CDS encoding diguanylate cyclase, which yields MIANCDAHEERGAAFSVLDCLPVGVCVVAASGIIHHANPALHELLGCEPGGLPGRSLCEFGLECCEAGTPVADPARAQRAFRNDGSSRWVTVAEAALTRPRPGMEAGYEVEGLRLVTVTDVDSLRRQGVIVDEGAAQSELPVADTLLEHGGTRGYKVPDRLAQGATRSANLTRAAFRDGSDEPAGILGSLREPGDPQPNHERLEAILEQSPIGVSVSRRDDGRIIFVNTRFAELIGLPREKLIGSRARDYYLDSHQRLRVLDGLRDGGGVTNMEVQFKRADGSPFWTLFTVNQAVIQGTAVNLAWIYDYTERRSMEEALRDMASRDPLTGIYNRRSFMDMARAQLARAHRFHEPLSVFVLDVDHFKRINDTFGHATGDDALRMVAAGCQAILREYDILGRLGGEEFVVVLPGATADESRVVAERVRRHLARMPIEAPDGTFRLTASIGIAGLEGATDTLERAIHRADLALYRAKHLGRNRVAVFEPGM from the coding sequence ATGATCGCAAACTGCGATGCGCATGAGGAACGCGGTGCCGCGTTCTCCGTCCTCGATTGTCTTCCGGTCGGGGTTTGCGTCGTTGCGGCTTCGGGGATCATTCACCATGCAAATCCGGCACTGCATGAGCTGCTGGGCTGTGAACCCGGTGGCTTGCCGGGACGGAGTCTGTGCGAGTTCGGGCTGGAGTGTTGCGAGGCCGGCACACCGGTCGCCGATCCGGCGAGGGCACAGCGTGCGTTTCGGAACGACGGATCCAGCCGCTGGGTAACGGTGGCGGAAGCAGCCTTGACCAGGCCCCGGCCCGGCATGGAGGCCGGCTATGAGGTGGAGGGGCTCCGTCTGGTCACGGTGACCGACGTCGATTCGCTGCGTCGGCAGGGCGTGATCGTGGATGAGGGTGCGGCGCAGTCCGAACTGCCGGTTGCCGACACTTTGCTGGAGCATGGCGGCACCCGCGGGTACAAGGTTCCGGACCGTTTGGCACAGGGCGCCACGCGCTCTGCCAACCTGACCAGGGCGGCTTTTCGCGACGGATCCGACGAGCCTGCCGGCATCCTCGGCAGTCTTCGCGAACCGGGTGATCCGCAGCCGAACCATGAACGGCTGGAGGCGATCCTCGAACAGAGTCCGATCGGCGTTTCGGTGTCCCGCCGCGACGACGGGCGGATCATCTTCGTCAACACCCGCTTCGCCGAACTGATCGGCCTGCCGCGCGAGAAGCTGATCGGCAGCCGCGCCCGCGACTATTACCTGGACAGCCACCAGCGCCTGCGCGTGCTGGACGGGCTGCGGGACGGTGGCGGCGTCACCAACATGGAGGTGCAGTTCAAGCGGGCGGACGGATCGCCTTTCTGGACCCTGTTCACGGTGAATCAGGCGGTTATCCAGGGTACGGCGGTCAATCTTGCCTGGATCTACGACTACACCGAACGCCGCAGCATGGAAGAGGCATTGCGCGACATGGCGTCGCGCGATCCGCTGACCGGCATCTACAACCGGCGTTCCTTCATGGACATGGCGCGCGCCCAGCTGGCCCGTGCCCATCGCTTTCACGAGCCGCTTTCGGTCTTCGTTCTCGATGTCGACCACTTCAAGCGCATCAACGACACCTTCGGCCATGCCACTGGTGACGACGCGCTGCGCATGGTGGCGGCCGGCTGTCAGGCCATCCTGCGGGAATACGACATCCTCGGCCGGTTGGGCGGGGAGGAGTTCGTGGTGGTCCTGCCCGGTGCGACGGCCGACGAAAGCCGTGTTGTGGCCGAACGGGTCCGTCGCCATCTGGCCCGCATGCCGATCGAAGCGCCGGACGGCACCTTCCGCCTGACCGCCAGTATCGGCATCGCCGGGTTGGAGGGGGCCACCGACACGCTGGAGCGGGCGATCCACCGCGCCGACCTCGCGCTCTATCGCGCCAAGCACCTCGGCCGCAACCGTGTCGCGGTGTTCGAGCCTGGGATGTGA
- a CDS encoding STAS domain-containing protein, whose amino-acid sequence MDYTVHDSGNLRELELRGQITFEADADFRTIQAEWEQGGVADCVLNLSAVDYMDSAGLGLLVMANKAAKQAGVTFRLKHPRGQVRELIEISEFHTIIPCEF is encoded by the coding sequence ATGGACTACACGGTGCACGACAGCGGCAATCTGCGTGAGCTGGAGCTGCGCGGGCAGATCACATTCGAGGCCGACGCCGATTTCCGGACGATCCAGGCGGAATGGGAGCAGGGTGGCGTTGCGGACTGCGTCCTCAACCTGTCGGCCGTTGATTACATGGACTCCGCCGGCCTTGGGCTGTTGGTGATGGCGAACAAAGCCGCCAAACAGGCGGGCGTCACCTTCCGCCTGAAGCATCCGCGCGGTCAGGTCCGTGAACTGATCGAGATATCTGAGTTCCACACCATCATCCCCTGCGAGTTCTAG
- a CDS encoding PP2C family protein-serine/threonine phosphatase, translating to MSGSPLVVIGHPRPSAAGPLRDALGRLGVRRITVVDGHELADCLTAAAADVPHLLLLHAGLPGFGPDLLVGLRAEPHLRDVPILVLGRFAGGHHRRELMEAGASDLLARPLTLAELSARLSVHLERHRLGRSLQEVIRSLQTYHHGAMQRMALAREMQLGLLPDATMCGQLEERYGVMLDSHFESSSELGGDLWGARPLDDRRFGLFLCDFTGHGVAAALNTFRLHALLARTDLPADDPAETLAALNALLVGLLPEAQFAAMIYAVVDVAADRLVYATAGAPKPLIRHADGRMEVGPSCGLPLGVANGARYRNHCLDFPPGTTLLLFSDALYEARGWDGEMFGYGGVTELVRGLGDFAAGRPLNQLLDRYFTTMPRLLADDLTLVWISRTGRPPSGPD from the coding sequence GTGAGCGGCAGCCCACTGGTCGTCATCGGTCATCCGCGCCCATCGGCCGCCGGCCCGTTGCGCGATGCCCTGGGGCGGCTGGGGGTTCGTCGCATCACGGTGGTGGACGGCCATGAACTGGCGGATTGCCTGACCGCTGCGGCGGCCGACGTACCGCATCTTCTCCTTCTGCATGCCGGGTTGCCCGGCTTCGGCCCTGATCTGCTGGTGGGACTGCGGGCAGAGCCGCATCTGCGCGACGTACCAATTCTCGTCCTAGGCCGTTTTGCCGGCGGCCATCACCGCCGGGAGCTGATGGAGGCCGGGGCGAGCGATCTGCTGGCGCGCCCACTGACCCTGGCGGAACTTTCGGCCCGCCTGTCGGTGCATCTTGAAAGGCATCGGCTTGGCCGCTCCTTGCAGGAGGTCATCCGCAGTCTGCAGACCTACCATCACGGTGCCATGCAGCGGATGGCACTGGCGCGCGAGATGCAGCTTGGGCTGCTGCCCGACGCCACGATGTGTGGTCAGCTGGAGGAGCGGTACGGCGTCATGCTGGACAGTCATTTCGAATCCAGTTCGGAACTCGGCGGCGACCTGTGGGGCGCGCGTCCGCTCGACGACCGACGCTTCGGACTGTTCCTGTGCGATTTCACCGGTCATGGCGTGGCGGCGGCGTTGAACACCTTCCGGCTGCACGCGCTGCTGGCCCGCACCGATCTGCCGGCTGACGATCCGGCCGAGACTCTGGCGGCGCTGAACGCCCTGCTGGTCGGTCTGCTGCCGGAGGCGCAGTTCGCCGCGATGATCTATGCCGTGGTCGATGTGGCCGCAGACCGGCTGGTCTATGCGACCGCCGGCGCGCCCAAGCCGTTGATCCGCCATGCCGACGGCAGGATGGAGGTCGGGCCGAGCTGCGGTCTGCCCCTGGGGGTGGCGAACGGGGCGCGATACCGCAACCATTGTCTCGATTTTCCGCCCGGCACCACCCTGCTCCTGTTCAGCGACGCGCTGTACGAGGCACGTGGGTGGGATGGTGAGATGTTCGGTTATGGTGGCGTGACCGAACTGGTGCGGGGCCTCGGCGACTTCGCAGCGGGGCGGCCCCTGAACCAACTGCTGGATCGCTATTTCACGACGATGCCCCGGCTGCTGGCCGACGACCTGACCCTGGTCTGGATCAGCAGGACAGGCCGTCCGCCGTCCGGTCCAGATTGA
- a CDS encoding response regulator has product MADAVTALVVDDEEMTRAIVAGYLSRIGYRTLEAETKAEAWEILSTNGSAIHVVLLDRRLTDGDGLELYERMKRDPHLADIPVIVQTISDSSSEIAAAIRAGVFYYLIKPYDGALLRSVVRAAEETTGRLKSLQGDLRSRSDAIGLLRDGHFRFRTPQEAQNLAITLSSVAATAHSLTFGLSEILVNAVEHGNLGIGFEAKGRLKASGMLAREIEARLASAENRDKYATLHVERSDSRVIFTVTDMGTGFDFNRYLSVDASQSDATHGRGIALARMVGFDQLTYVGNGNRVVGIVNLDRTADGLSC; this is encoded by the coding sequence ATGGCCGATGCCGTTACCGCACTGGTCGTCGACGACGAGGAAATGACCCGCGCCATCGTCGCCGGGTATCTGTCCCGCATCGGTTATCGGACGCTGGAGGCGGAGACCAAGGCGGAGGCTTGGGAGATCCTGTCCACCAACGGATCGGCCATCCATGTCGTGCTGCTCGACCGCCGCCTGACCGACGGCGACGGGCTGGAACTCTACGAGCGGATGAAGCGCGATCCTCATCTGGCCGATATCCCCGTCATCGTCCAGACCATCTCCGACAGCAGCTCCGAGATCGCTGCGGCGATCCGGGCCGGTGTCTTCTATTATCTGATCAAGCCCTATGACGGCGCCCTGCTGCGCTCCGTCGTGCGGGCTGCGGAGGAAACCACCGGTCGGTTGAAGAGCCTGCAGGGCGACCTGCGCTCCCGCTCCGACGCCATCGGGTTGCTGCGCGACGGGCATTTCCGCTTCCGCACGCCACAGGAGGCGCAGAACCTCGCCATCACCCTGTCGTCTGTCGCGGCCACCGCCCACAGCCTGACCTTCGGCCTTTCGGAGATCCTGGTGAACGCGGTGGAGCATGGCAATCTCGGCATTGGCTTCGAGGCCAAAGGCCGGCTGAAGGCCAGCGGGATGCTGGCGCGCGAGATCGAGGCGCGGCTGGCCTCCGCCGAGAATCGGGACAAATACGCCACGTTGCATGTGGAGCGCAGCGACAGCCGGGTGATCTTCACGGTCACCGACATGGGAACGGGTTTCGATTTCAACCGCTACCTGTCGGTCGATGCCTCGCAGTCGGATGCCACCCATGGCCGGGGCATTGCGCTTGCACGCATGGTCGGTTTCGACCAGCTGACCTATGTCGGCAACGGCAACCGGGTGGTCGGGATCGTCAATCTGGACCGGACGGCGGACGGCCTGTCCTGCTGA
- a CDS encoding response regulator, giving the protein MIAARQAALDSAEASLSSLAAALEVSTTRTVQSVDVTLSSIVDALSDANWTGEDGLPDPDLTAMLTDRLRRSPHLRGLTLLDRTGRIIATTEGIHPAGTYLTELDVFRLQAAGQRNGLQIGDPRPGRGLIDRTAGGERSGRWLLPMSRALREADGTLQAVIVATVNPDYFQGLYRAVQGGTGAGVGDRIALYRYDGTLLTVQPQSGEAIAKSFATTPLFRQYLPQAEYGVFRHSGTDIGAGPETRIVAYRTTPVWPLVLTVSVRSDTVLAAWHDNLRTASLLSGGMILLLGLFGLLLARSLAAQREQGKELEEANARLSAIVATAAEGIVTARPDGVIEAANPAAHAIFRCAPGELVGRSVVDLLPVDKRADAARALDGIARGSHSMDPTARGETIALRPALQGDEDRSGDRTESFPLAYSMALVKTSAGPLYAAILRDLTEEKRLEHTLRDAKERAEDGQRIKMEFLATMSHEIRTPMNGVIGMAGLLLDTPMEAEQRSYAETIRDSAESLLVIINDILDFSKIDAGRLDLEIGEFELVPMVESVAEILAPRATAKGLDLASFVPLGLRGTLLGDAGRLRQILLNLAGNAVKFTDTGSVTILLSEEAQGDGAPASGAQAAGEAGGEAGGEAGDIVCVRFEVRDTGIGIPEEERPRLFAMFTQVDSSPARRHGGTGLGLAICKRLAELMGGRIGVDSQPGMGSVFWVTVPLKRGAGSAHPPTPAGNWAGRRLLLVDDIAVNRDLLTRQLDGFGIIVETAENGGQALDRLIAAVRLGKPFDAAILDHRMPGMTGPEVAQRIRAIPELAGIRLALASSQRLEGQEPQRAPVDTHLPKPIRFSTLCQCLARLLEPQALSLTGSPATSWLNGAPGGTPASNVVPLPIRAPAAVSAGPKADAAPGVTVGRQPEQAPRARVLVAEDNPVNQQLTLALLRRAGHSAEAVSNGEEAVEAVTARPYDLVLMDVQMPVMDGLTATRRIRRLSGPAARIPVVALTANAMQGDAAICLEAGMDDYLSKPINARKLLDAIARFVHPPMNDRAETTGEATSPAPKTDSEPATVNSEKIEELRDALGKDGFALLLETFFSDSPQHLDLLRAAIARGDSTGVEREAHILKGSAANVGFDRLADAAHYLVAAARRGDLDALTATAGERVADELSTARKAAATLEAAAG; this is encoded by the coding sequence TTGATCGCCGCGCGTCAGGCTGCCCTGGACTCGGCAGAGGCCAGCCTCTCGAGCCTTGCGGCGGCGCTGGAGGTATCGACCACCCGCACGGTGCAGTCGGTGGATGTGACGCTGTCCTCCATCGTCGACGCGCTGTCGGACGCCAACTGGACCGGGGAGGACGGCTTACCCGATCCCGACCTTACGGCCATGCTGACCGATCGGCTGCGCCGGTCGCCCCACCTGCGCGGATTGACGCTGCTCGACCGCACCGGCCGCATCATCGCCACAACGGAAGGCATACATCCCGCCGGGACCTATCTGACGGAACTGGACGTGTTCCGCCTCCAGGCCGCTGGACAGCGAAACGGGCTGCAGATCGGCGATCCGCGCCCCGGACGCGGGCTGATCGACCGCACCGCCGGCGGCGAGCGGTCGGGACGCTGGCTGCTGCCGATGAGCCGCGCCCTGCGCGAGGCCGACGGCACGCTGCAGGCGGTGATCGTCGCCACCGTCAACCCGGATTATTTCCAGGGCCTGTACCGGGCGGTGCAGGGCGGCACCGGTGCGGGCGTCGGCGACCGGATCGCGCTGTATCGCTATGACGGTACCCTGCTGACCGTCCAGCCGCAGTCGGGAGAGGCGATCGCCAAGTCCTTCGCCACGACACCCCTGTTCCGCCAATATCTGCCACAGGCCGAATATGGCGTGTTCCGCCATTCCGGAACGGACATTGGCGCCGGCCCCGAGACGCGCATCGTCGCCTACCGGACGACTCCGGTCTGGCCGCTGGTGCTGACGGTCAGCGTGCGCAGCGATACGGTTCTGGCTGCCTGGCACGACAATCTGCGGACGGCATCGCTGCTGTCCGGCGGCATGATCCTGCTGCTCGGCCTGTTCGGCCTGCTGCTGGCCCGCTCCCTCGCGGCGCAGCGCGAACAGGGAAAGGAATTGGAGGAGGCCAACGCCCGCCTGTCCGCCATCGTCGCCACCGCGGCGGAAGGCATCGTCACCGCAAGGCCGGACGGCGTGATCGAGGCGGCGAATCCAGCCGCCCATGCCATCTTCCGCTGCGCGCCGGGCGAACTGGTCGGCCGGTCGGTGGTGGATTTGCTGCCGGTGGACAAACGGGCCGATGCCGCCCGTGCGCTCGACGGGATCGCCCGCGGCAGCCACAGCATGGACCCCACCGCACGCGGCGAGACCATCGCGCTGCGGCCGGCGTTGCAGGGGGACGAAGACAGGAGTGGAGACAGGACGGAGAGCTTTCCGCTGGCCTATTCGATGGCGCTGGTAAAGACATCGGCCGGCCCGCTCTATGCCGCGATCCTGCGCGATCTGACCGAGGAGAAGCGGCTGGAGCACACGCTCCGCGACGCCAAGGAACGGGCGGAGGACGGCCAGCGCATCAAGATGGAATTCCTCGCGACCATGAGTCACGAGATCCGCACCCCGATGAACGGCGTGATCGGCATGGCCGGGCTGCTGCTCGACACGCCGATGGAGGCGGAACAGCGCAGCTATGCCGAGACGATCCGTGATTCCGCCGAATCGCTGCTGGTGATCATCAACGACATCCTCGACTTCTCAAAGATCGACGCCGGCCGCCTCGATCTGGAGATCGGAGAGTTCGAGCTGGTGCCGATGGTTGAAAGCGTGGCGGAGATCCTGGCGCCGCGTGCCACGGCGAAGGGGCTGGATCTCGCCAGCTTCGTGCCACTGGGGCTGCGCGGAACCTTGCTGGGCGATGCCGGGCGGTTGCGGCAAATCCTGCTGAACCTCGCCGGCAACGCCGTGAAGTTCACCGATACCGGCAGCGTCACCATCCTGCTGAGCGAGGAAGCGCAAGGCGATGGCGCACCGGCAAGCGGCGCCCAGGCAGCCGGCGAGGCGGGTGGCGAGGCGGGTGGCGAGGCGGGTGATATCGTCTGCGTCCGCTTCGAGGTGCGCGACACCGGAATTGGTATCCCGGAGGAGGAACGTCCGCGCCTGTTCGCCATGTTCACCCAGGTTGATTCGTCCCCGGCCCGCCGCCACGGCGGTACCGGCCTGGGACTGGCGATCTGCAAGCGGCTGGCTGAACTGATGGGCGGCCGGATCGGTGTGGACAGCCAGCCGGGAATGGGAAGCGTATTCTGGGTGACCGTCCCGCTGAAGCGGGGGGCCGGCAGCGCCCATCCCCCCACCCCCGCCGGGAACTGGGCAGGGCGCCGCCTGCTGCTGGTCGACGACATCGCCGTCAACCGCGACCTGCTGACCAGGCAACTCGACGGCTTCGGTATCATCGTGGAAACGGCGGAGAACGGGGGGCAGGCGCTCGACCGGTTGATCGCCGCCGTTCGTCTCGGCAAGCCCTTCGACGCGGCCATCCTCGATCACCGGATGCCCGGCATGACCGGACCGGAGGTGGCGCAGCGTATCCGGGCCATTCCTGAACTGGCGGGCATCCGGCTGGCGCTCGCCTCCTCGCAACGGCTTGAGGGACAGGAGCCGCAGCGGGCGCCGGTGGACACCCACCTGCCCAAGCCGATCCGCTTCAGCACCCTGTGCCAGTGCCTCGCCCGCCTGCTGGAGCCCCAGGCGCTGTCACTGACGGGATCGCCCGCCACATCCTGGCTGAACGGCGCGCCGGGCGGCACCCCCGCCAGCAACGTCGTCCCCCTCCCCATCCGCGCCCCGGCCGCCGTGAGCGCCGGCCCGAAGGCGGATGCCGCTCCCGGCGTCACGGTCGGCAGGCAGCCGGAACAGGCGCCACGTGCCCGCGTTCTGGTCGCCGAGGACAATCCGGTCAACCAGCAACTGACCCTCGCTCTCCTGCGCCGCGCAGGCCACAGCGCGGAAGCGGTGTCGAATGGCGAGGAGGCGGTGGAGGCGGTAACCGCCCGCCCCTATGACCTCGTCCTCATGGATGTCCAGATGCCGGTGATGGACGGGCTGACGGCGACGCGGCGGATCCGCCGCCTGTCCGGACCGGCGGCCCGGATCCCGGTCGTGGCGCTGACCGCCAACGCCATGCAGGGAGACGCCGCCATTTGCCTGGAAGCGGGCATGGACGACTATCTGTCCAAGCCGATCAACGCGCGCAAGCTGCTGGACGCCATCGCACGCTTCGTCCATCCGCCGATGAACGACCGAGCCGAAACCACCGGGGAAGCCACCTCACCAGCGCCGAAGACGGATTCGGAGCCCGCCACCGTCAATTCGGAGAAGATCGAAGAGCTGCGCGACGCCTTGGGCAAGGACGGTTTCGCGCTGCTGCTGGAAACCTTCTTCAGCGACAGCCCGCAGCATCTCGACCTTCTGCGCGCAGCCATCGCGCGCGGCGACAGCACCGGCGTCGAACGGGAGGCGCACATCCTGAAGGGCTCCGCCGCCAATGTCGGCTTCGACCGGCTTGCCGACGCGGCCCATTATCTTGTCGCCGCCGCCCGCCGCGGCGACCTTGATGCCCTCACAGCCACCGCCGGCGAGCGTGTCGCCGACGAGCTGTCGACCGCAAGAAAGGCCGCGGCGACGCTGGAGGCCGCCGCCGGCTGA